Proteins encoded together in one Chitinivibrionales bacterium window:
- a CDS encoding ATP-binding protein yields MLFERLRALSFRTKLLAALVVVNIPIFVVLSTSEIIAVRNFSFKRETDVLTTEGQFLAHRVSSALFLNDSARVSRILSAAITPHQIKSASILDSEDMVIMSTDPSLLGKYRPLLESLPRPNGEYILKSFIVSGKPIHRSMPRFLQIEFSLSKAFRDVASTVYWEVFIDLVELLIILLVAWILSGILQKPLNEMRDVSDKMATGDFSSRVAVRSGDVIGRLAGAFNNMASRLDTLTNDLQNEIDRATGELTARNTELKEKHRELEETNRKLRELDILKSDFVSMVSHELRTPLTSIIGFAKTLKTLPLSGEQQKHYLDIIESEGKRLSSLVEEYLDISKIESGNISLQRAPIKISSLIKSAVESFSLAQRKIIIVDVPADVPDIMADGNLIIRVLYNLIDNAIKYSGSQEIIVTAHVKDNGIAVSVRDFGPGIAPDDIDKVFGKFYRGKNQAAAKHRGSGLGLAISKGIIEAHNGKIWCESEPGKGTKFTFFLPFAG; encoded by the coding sequence ATGCTTTTCGAACGCCTACGTGCTTTAAGTTTCAGGACCAAGCTCCTCGCAGCGCTCGTTGTCGTGAACATACCTATCTTTGTTGTCCTTTCCACCAGTGAAATCATAGCCGTACGTAATTTCTCCTTCAAACGGGAGACGGATGTCCTCACCACAGAGGGACAATTTCTCGCGCACAGGGTCAGCAGCGCTCTTTTTCTCAATGACAGCGCGAGGGTCTCCCGGATTCTTTCCGCCGCGATTACGCCGCACCAGATAAAGAGCGCTTCGATTCTCGACAGCGAGGACATGGTCATCATGTCCACCGACCCCTCCCTGCTCGGCAAGTACCGCCCGTTGCTTGAGTCTTTACCAAGGCCCAATGGCGAGTACATCCTTAAGTCGTTCATCGTCAGCGGCAAGCCGATACACCGGAGCATGCCGAGGTTTCTTCAGATAGAATTCTCCCTCAGCAAAGCGTTCCGGGATGTGGCCAGCACGGTGTACTGGGAAGTTTTCATCGATCTGGTGGAGCTCCTCATCATCCTTCTGGTCGCCTGGATCCTTTCCGGCATCCTGCAGAAGCCGCTCAATGAAATGAGGGACGTTTCCGACAAAATGGCCACCGGCGACTTCTCGAGCAGGGTGGCGGTCCGCTCCGGCGACGTGATCGGCCGTCTCGCCGGCGCGTTCAACAACATGGCCTCGCGGCTCGACACGCTGACCAACGACCTGCAGAACGAAATAGACAGGGCCACCGGCGAACTCACGGCGCGCAACACCGAACTCAAGGAGAAACACAGGGAGCTGGAAGAAACAAACAGAAAACTGCGGGAGCTCGACATACTTAAATCGGATTTTGTTTCAATGGTATCCCATGAACTCCGCACCCCGCTCACCTCAATCATCGGGTTTGCGAAGACCCTCAAGACGCTGCCGCTGTCGGGCGAGCAGCAGAAACATTACCTTGACATCATTGAATCAGAGGGAAAACGCCTCTCGTCGCTTGTCGAAGAGTACCTTGACATATCAAAAATAGAGTCGGGCAACATCTCGTTGCAGCGGGCTCCCATCAAGATTTCCAGCCTCATCAAATCGGCCGTCGAATCTTTTTCGTTGGCCCAGCGCAAAATCATCATTGTCGACGTGCCCGCCGACGTGCCCGACATCATGGCCGACGGAAACCTGATCATCCGGGTGCTGTACAACCTCATCGACAACGCGATCAAGTATTCGGGCTCGCAGGAAATCATCGTCACCGCCCACGTGAAGGACAACGGGATCGCGGTGAGCGTCCGGGACTTCGGGCCGGGCATAGCGCCGGACGACATCGACAAGGTCTTCGGTAAATTTTACCGGGGAAAAAACCAAGCCGCGGCAAAGCACCGCGGCAGCGGGCTCGGCCTTGCCATCTCGAAGGGGATCATCGAAGCGCACAACGGCAAAATCTGGTGCGAGTCGGAGCCCGGCAAAGGAACCAAATTCACCTTTTTCCTGCCGTTCGCGGGATAG
- a CDS encoding response regulator: MPHTILVVDDDPNVRELLRVNLAAHSYDVVTAADGAEAVRTVEQSVPELIILDVMMPEMDGWEVCKLVRDKYQDSIKIIMLTAKDTARDKIIGKNILKADEYLTKPFDIDDLLATVQRLLP, translated from the coding sequence ATGCCACACACCATTCTCGTTGTCGACGACGACCCCAATGTGCGGGAGCTTCTCCGCGTCAATCTTGCGGCGCACTCCTACGACGTCGTCACCGCCGCGGACGGCGCCGAGGCGGTGCGCACGGTCGAGCAGAGCGTCCCGGAACTGATCATCCTCGACGTCATGATGCCGGAGATGGACGGCTGGGAAGTTTGCAAGCTCGTGCGCGATAAGTATCAGGACTCGATCAAAATCATAATGCTCACGGCAAAAGACACCGCGCGGGACAAAATCATCGGAAAAAACATTCTTAAAGCAGACGAATATCTGACCAAGCCGTTTGACATAGACGACTTGCTCGCCACCGTCCAGCGCCTTCTTCCATAG
- the ptsP gene encoding phosphoenolpyruvate--protein phosphotransferase, which produces MSSPVLVQDLEVAGTAVSPGIAMGTAHHFTQIDLTSLEENSLPVGDIATELERLESALQKSLEQLRSLQADNRGDDRKDIADIFKVQIQILSDTSFLSAIRRGITERKSNIEFAIANQIRELEKKFKVMETEIFKSRLLDVQDVYHRLLRNILDIEHVRVTPLTKMPAGVILVAEQLLPSDIALIDLKKITGIVIESGSTVSHVSIIAKSLGVPAIINVPGVVTLARPGSPLILDGYGGTLIIRPSAQTASRYQKKLSASPAAPARARRAMPCATKDDVEVRLEANAGSLQEVREALTAGAAGIGLLRTELFYLSLSRLPTVEEETRYYRDIISLCRDKPLTIRLLDTGADKTLPYLATPREENPYLGVRGIRFLLHHPDILNNHLSAILRACKDGGSVRILVPFVCLPQEVDAVAAALQKVCKKEGTSRSRYSFGIMVELPAAAVSLGSFLDKIDFLSIGTNDLVQYAFAASRENSRLEEYRAGSFRVLLRFVKYIVDANTRHKKDITVCGEVASDPALAPYLIGLGVRTLSMQTGALTNVCREIEKKSCGELEKMAREYLEK; this is translated from the coding sequence ATGAGCAGCCCCGTTCTGGTGCAAGACCTCGAAGTCGCGGGAACCGCGGTCTCTCCGGGCATCGCCATGGGCACGGCGCACCACTTCACCCAGATCGACCTCACCTCGCTCGAGGAAAACAGCCTGCCCGTCGGCGACATCGCCACGGAACTCGAACGTCTCGAATCCGCGCTGCAAAAAAGCCTGGAGCAGCTCCGCAGCCTTCAGGCTGACAACCGCGGCGACGACCGGAAAGACATCGCCGACATTTTCAAGGTGCAGATCCAGATCCTCTCGGACACGTCGTTTCTTTCAGCCATCAGGCGGGGCATCACCGAGCGCAAATCGAACATCGAATTCGCCATCGCCAACCAGATCCGGGAACTTGAAAAAAAATTCAAGGTAATGGAGACTGAGATCTTCAAATCGAGGCTCCTTGACGTGCAGGACGTGTACCATCGCCTGCTCCGCAACATTCTCGACATCGAGCACGTGCGCGTCACGCCGCTCACCAAGATGCCCGCCGGCGTCATCCTCGTGGCGGAGCAGCTCCTGCCGTCGGACATCGCGCTCATCGACCTGAAGAAGATCACCGGCATCGTCATCGAAAGCGGCAGTACCGTTTCTCATGTGTCAATAATCGCGAAATCGCTCGGTGTTCCGGCGATCATCAACGTTCCCGGCGTGGTCACGCTTGCCCGGCCCGGTTCGCCGCTCATCCTCGACGGCTACGGCGGCACACTCATCATAAGGCCGTCCGCGCAGACCGCCTCACGCTACCAGAAAAAACTTTCGGCCTCGCCGGCCGCGCCCGCGCGCGCCCGCAGGGCAATGCCCTGCGCCACCAAGGACGACGTTGAGGTGCGTCTTGAGGCGAACGCCGGCTCGCTCCAGGAGGTAAGGGAGGCGCTCACGGCCGGAGCCGCCGGCATCGGCCTGCTGCGCACCGAGCTGTTCTATCTTTCGCTGTCCCGCCTTCCCACCGTTGAGGAGGAGACGCGGTATTACCGCGACATAATTTCCCTGTGCAGGGACAAGCCGCTCACCATCCGGCTGCTCGACACCGGCGCAGACAAGACCCTTCCCTATCTTGCCACCCCCCGCGAAGAAAATCCGTACCTGGGCGTGCGGGGCATCCGGTTCCTGCTCCACCACCCCGACATCCTCAACAACCATCTTTCCGCCATCCTGCGCGCGTGCAAAGACGGCGGCAGCGTGCGGATCCTCGTGCCCTTTGTCTGTCTGCCCCAGGAGGTGGATGCCGTTGCCGCGGCGCTGCAGAAAGTCTGCAAAAAGGAAGGGACAAGCCGCTCGCGGTATTCCTTCGGCATCATGGTCGAGCTGCCGGCCGCCGCGGTGTCGCTGGGCTCGTTTCTTGACAAGATCGACTTTCTCAGCATCGGCACCAACGACCTTGTGCAGTACGCCTTCGCCGCCAGCCGCGAAAACAGCAGGCTCGAGGAATACCGCGCGGGCTCGTTCAGGGTGCTGCTCCGGTTTGTCAAATACATCGTTGACGCCAACACACGACATAAAAAAGACATCACGGTGTGCGGCGAGGTCGCCTCAGACCCGGCGCTCGCGCCCTATCTCATCGGCCTGGGCGTCCGCACCCTCTCCATGCAGACCGGCGCATTGACAAATGTGTGCAGGGAAATAGAGAAGAAGTCATGCGGGGAATTGGAGAAGATGGCGAGGGAATATCTGGAGAAGTAA